From Planctomycetota bacterium:
ATCTGGATCGAGTTGACGCTCGGGATCCCGGTTTGCGGGTCGACCATCCCGCGGAGCCGCTCGAGGTCGGCGATCGGCACGAACACGAAGTTCGCGTCGTACTCGCTCATCTTGCTTTCGTAGAAGTCGACCACCGTGAACGTGTCGGTGACCGCCTTGGGGGGCGTGCCCGCGGTCGGGAAGGTGATCTTCACGTCGTCGCCGGGGAGGATCAGGAACCGGTCAGTGCCGGTGGAATCGCGGAAGCTCGCCAGGCCGATCCCGGGCACGACGCCGATCGACTGCTCGGTGGCCGGATCGAAGATGTGCCCCTCGTCCGGTGCCGCGGCGCGGAACGGATCGACGGGTGCCGCGCTCGCCTCCGGCACCGGCGCCGTGACCGTGGCCTGCACCACCTCGCCACCGGTGGCGGCGAGGACCGCGTCGACCTGGCGGTCGATCGAGCGCACCGCCCCGTCGCCCGCCGGCGCGGCGCTGATCCCCGTGGCCGACTGCCGCTCGCGCCAGGCCCGCTCCCGGGCGACGCGCATCCGCCGGTGGGGCCAGCCCGCCCCCTCGAGCGCCGGCCGCCCGGAGCCGCCCTCGGCCTGATGGTCGACGGTGTCGTAGCCGCCGTCGCGGAGCGCGAACGACAGCTGCCGGCGGTTGTCGGGGTGCTGGAGGTAGCGGGAGAAGTCGCTGACCGCGGCATGGGTCTGCTCGTCGATCCCGATCAGCATCACCTGGCGCGTGACCCACTGGCCGCGGACCTGGAAGTTGAGCATCGCCGGCACCGCCACCGTCGGCGTCATCCCGGCGATCTCGTCGCCGGCGGCCCGGCGCAGCTCTTCCATGTGCCACTGTGGATCCTGGAACCCGGAGAGCGAATGGCTCTCGAAGACGAGGTCGGAGAGGATCCCGTGGATCCGCGTCTGCATCTCGTGGGCGAACCCCGCCATCACCGCGTTGACGACGATCATCGTCGCCACGCCGAGGGTCACGCTGACGACGCTGGCCAGCGCGATGAATCGCGTGCGGAGGTAGCGGCAGCAGAGGAACAGGACGTACATCGGAGGCCTCGTGGCGGAGCGGTCAGTCGCCGACGGGGCGCAGCAGCGGGAACAGGATCACGTCGCGGATCGACGACGACTCCGTCAGCAGCATCACCAGCCGGTCGATGCCGATGCCGAGGCCCCCGGCCGGAGGCATGCCGTGGCGCAGGGCGCGGAGGAAATCGTGGTCCATCCGCGCCATCGACTCCTC
This genomic window contains:
- a CDS encoding ABC transporter permease, yielding MYVLFLCCRYLRTRFIALASVVSVTLGVATMIVVNAVMAGFAHEMQTRIHGILSDLVFESHSLSGFQDPQWHMEELRRAAGDEIAGMTPTVAVPAMLNFQVRGQWVTRQVMLIGIDEQTHAAVSDFSRYLQHPDNRRQLSFALRDGGYDTVDHQAEGGSGRPALEGAGWPHRRMRVARERAWRERQSATGISAAPAGDGAVRSIDRQVDAVLAATGGEVVQATVTAPVPEASAAPVDPFRAAAPDEGHIFDPATEQSIGVVPGIGLASFRDSTGTDRFLILPGDDVKITFPTAGTPPKAVTDTFTVVDFYESKMSEYDANFVFVPIADLERLRGMVDPQTGIPSVNSIQIRLAPGADLDSVRDRLRRAFPADVYSISTWKDKQGPLLAAVDMEMAVLNILLFMIVAVAGFGILAIFFMIVVEKTRDIGILKSLGAGAGGVAAVFLGYGLFLGLVGAGAGLALGLAITWNINRVREAVEWITGQRVFDPSIYYFFRIPTIVDPWTVAWIIAGAVGIAVAASVLPALRAARLHPVEALRHD